A part of Clarias gariepinus isolate MV-2021 ecotype Netherlands chromosome 14, CGAR_prim_01v2, whole genome shotgun sequence genomic DNA contains:
- the rundc3ab gene encoding RUN domain-containing protein 3A encodes MAMGAHAKKGGSRNVAVERKNLITVCRFSVKTLLEKYTAEPIDDSSEEFINFASILEHILSHRFKGAGSWFDGQRSFWDFIRLACSKVQNSCIGSIENMENISSSRAKGRAWIRVALMEKRLSEYIATALRDSRTTRRFYDEGAIMLREEASVLTGMLIGLGAIDFSFCLKGEALDGKTEAVIDYTPYLKFTQSYDYLSDDDDCCSVDSSNSDDSIPEHPYIPLVTDEESWSSKCRRMDQRFKIVNAQKGYLEELVRLRESQLKNLEMENKKLNKKLEEIQLQSHQEKRELESVVLELQEQLTSLIPGGAHPLSKDISIPLVNQWPSLHTYKNQEESQLYRSRSGSFQSPELLSAHVSLDSDSQKAEGKPNGQPWCRTDKEYTPSILGLCGSLNSLPSCKSLPSLRSTECLVNISAEPSPALTPS; translated from the exons ATGGCGATGGGCGCGCACGCGAAGAAAGGCGGCTCGAGGAACGTGGCAGTGGAACGGAAGAACCTGATCACCGTGTGCAG GTTTTCGGTGAAGACATTGCTGGAGAAGTATACGGCAGAACCGATCGATGACTCGTCAGAGGAGTTCATCAATTTCGCCTCTATTCTTGAGCACATCCTAAGCCATcgatttaaag GAGCAGGAAGCTGGTTCGATGGCCAGCGCAGTTTCTGGGACTTCATCCGCCTGGCCTGTAGTAAAGTGCAGAACAGCTGCATCGGCAGCATAGAGAACATGGAGAACATCAGCTCGTCCCGAGCAAAG GGCAGAGCTTGGATAAGAGTCGCACTGATGGAAAAACGCCTGTCTGAATACATTGCCACAGCGCTGAGGGACAGCCGCACCACCAG GAGGTTCTATGATGAAGGCGCCATCATGTTACGAGAAGAAGCCAGCGTTCTCACAGGAATGTTAATTGGTCTGGGGGCAATTGACTTCAG TTTCTGTTTAAAGGGAGAAGCTCTGGATGGAAAAACGGAGGCGGTGATCGACTATACGCCATATCTCAAATTCACGCAGAG CTATGACTACCTGAGCGATGACGATGATTGCTGCAGCGTGGACAGCAGCAACAGTGACGACAGCATTCCTGAGCATCCCTACATCCCGCTGGTCACGGACGAAGAGAGCTGGAGCAGCAAATGTCGCAGGATGGATCAGAGGTTTAAGATCGTCAATGCCCAGAAG GGCTATCTGGAGGAGCTCGTACGATTGCGAGAGTCACAGTTAAAGAACCTAGAgatggaaaacaaaaaactaaacaagaaACTAGAGGAGATTCAACTTCAGAGCCATCAGGAAAAAAGAGAATTGGAGTCGGTCGTACTGGAGCTACAGGAGCAGCt GACAAGTCTGATTCCTGGTGGAGCTCATCCTTTGTCTAAGGACATATCTATTCCTCTTGTAAACCAGTGGCCATCACTTCATACATACAAAAACCAGGAAGAAAGCCAGCTTTACCGCAG CCGCAGTGGAAGCTTTCAGAGTCCCGAGCTTCTCTCAGCACATGTAAGCTTGGACTCGGATTCCCAGAAGGCCGAAGGGAAACCAAACGGCCAGCCATGGTGCCGAACAG ATAAAGAATATACACCCTCCATCTTGGGACTGTGTGGTTCACTGAACTCGTTACCCAGCTGTAAGTCTCTGCCCAGCCTGAGGTCCACAGAGTGCCTGGTGAACATCAGTGCAGAGCCAAGTCCTGCTCTCACACCCAGctag